GGAGGAACCGGGCAGGGGGAAAAAGAGCCGGAAAAAACAGGTGGGGAAGAGGGAACGTGGAGGCGAGGAGCGGAAAGAAGAGTCGGGGAAGAAGGGGCCCCGGAGCCGAGGATCGCGCAGGGGTGGACCGGGGACGAGCGGATCGGTCGGGAAGCAAGCAGGGAGGAGCCGGTCGTGGAAAAACGACGCCGGGAAGAATCCGGGGCCACGGCAAGCACGGCCGGGCGAATCGGAGCCATGAGAAGTGTCGGACGCGGAAACGGGGGACAGGGAAGTGTCGGACGGGGAACCAGGAAGGCCCGGGAGCAGCAGAGGAGGAAAAGATGACCCGGTGGCGCCACGTACTCGGAAGTCTGGCTCTGGCCTGTCTTGCTGCCGTGGGCTTCGGTTGTGCGGACGGAGGCGGACGCGGCACGGGAATCGTGGGTGCGACGATCACGGGCAATCTCGCCCCGACCACGGCGACAGCCGAACCTCCCGGCGAAGAACCCGTTTGCCCCGTTCTCGGGAGCTCCGCGATGGTGAGTGTGCGCGGAGCGAACGTGGCGGCTCCGATCGAGCCCGACTGCAGCTTCACCTTGCCCGACGTTCCTCCGGGCGAGGAAGTGGTCCTCGACATCGAGGCAGGCGAACGCACCGCTTCGGTCACCATCCACAACGTGCCTCCGGCTACGGTGGTCGTCCTGCGTGACATCCGCATCCGCGACGAGGAGCCGGAGGTCACGGCCATCCGGGTGGAGCCGAGGACCATCGACGAGGCGCTGGGCCTTTCCATCGTCGCCGACCCCCCGAAGGGACTGGCACCCCTGGCCGTGCGTTTCGCCCTGCGGGCCACCGTGAACGCGATCGAGGGGGTCACCTGGTTTTTCGGTGACCGGAGCGAGCCCTCCCACGAACTCCGGCCCGTTCATGTTTACGAGAGGCCGGGCGAGTACGTTGTCGAGGTCGTGGCACGGGTGGGCGAGAGGGAAGCAAGGGCGTTCACCGTCGTGCGGGTCCGCCGCGCCACCATCGCCGACCGCGAGCTCCGCGTCGAGCTCGTGGGCGAGCCCCAGGCAGGGCCGCCGCCGCTCGACGTGCTGTTCACCGCCCGGGTCGAGAACGCCGAGGGCGAGCCGCTCTTTTTCTGGGAATTCGGCGACGGCGAAACGCTCGAGACCCACGAGGCAACGGTCCACCATCGCTACTCGGTCGTTCACGGCGAGTTCGTCGCGGTCGTGACGGTGAGGGACGCGACGGGCCGCGAGGCAGGGGACTCTTTCCCGGTCGTCGTGAAGCCCCGCGAGGTGGACCTGGCTCCGCGACCTGCCCCGACGCCTACGGGTGGCCGGACGGAGAAGTTCACACCCAAGGGGACGGCGACTCCCGGGCCCACGGTGACTCCTTCGGCAAACCTTCCGCCGAGCACGCGGACGGCCAACCTTCCCCCGAGCACCGTCACGCCCGCGGCTTCCGCAAGCCCTTCGGCGAACCTCCCGCCTGGCACCCCCACGCCTCTACCGCCTGCCATCACGGTCGTACCCGGCACGCGCACGGTGAAGCCTACTCCCAGCGCGAACGCCACGGTCGGAAAAACACCGCTTCCCCACGAGACCGAGCCGCCCGGGGATCTCCGTACGCCGAGCCCACCCGACACGGATGACACGCGGACCGAGCCGCCGTCCACCGGCGTGCAGACCCCGACTCCTCCCCCCACGAACGACGTGACACCGACCGAGCCAGCCGATTTGCGGACGCCCACCCTGCGGCCGACGGGCAAGGAGGCGACGCCGACCGAACCGGCTTCCAACGACCTTCGCACGGCCAGCCCCGCGCCGACGCCAGGGGATGCCACTCCCACGGACCCGCCGTCCAGCGACCTGCGAACGCCCACACGACGGCGAACGCCGGACGATGTCGCTCCGACCGAGACCGAGGAGAAGCCCACGCCGACTTCGAAGGCCGAGGAGACTCGCCACGCTCGAACACCTCCGGACAACGTGCCTCCGACTCCCACACCGCACCCGACACTTGCGCCCACTCCGGCCGAGACACCCGAAGAAAGACCCCCGGAGCTGGAAACTCCTCGCCTTCCCCCCGACGAGGAGCCGACGCCGAGACCGACCGCCAGTTTGTGGTCCCCGCGGCGCGAGCCTCCGGGCGCCGATTCCGGAACGCGCGAGGCGCCAAGAAAGCCCGACGCGAACGCGAAAACCTAACGCGAACGGAGAAGGTCCCGAAGCGCCCGCATGCCTGCCGTGCGAATCCCGCGCTCTTCGAACGCGCGCTCCATCGTGCCGTCCGAGTAGATGCGGCACTCTTCGTCCCGCTGACGCCAGTCGGGCGCGAAGCCGCGGAGCTCCTCGCCACCCCGCGCGCAGTGCGTGATGAGGTAGGAAAGGCCGCGCGGGAGCCGGTCGATGCGGCGGAGGTTGTGCTCGAGGCCCGTCCCCGGCTCGAAGGAAAGCGAGTCGGCATCGAAGCCGTCGAAGACCGGAAAGCCTTCGGCTTCGAGGTCCTCGACGAGGCGGCCGTAGAACTCCGCTGCCTCCTCGAGGCCGCGCGCGGCAAGCGCCTTGCGGTCGACGCGGGGGAGGAAGAGCGGGAGGCGGTAATGCCGCCCGAGCCGCACGTAGACGTCGACGAATTTCGGATGGAGTACCGTCCCCATGTGGCTATCGAGATGCGTCACGTCGATTCCCGCGCCGAGCGCACGTTCGATTTGCGCCCGGAGCTCACGCTCGACTTCGGGCGGGTCCGCGTGCTCGACCGTTTCCGCCACGGTCCTCCACATCGCGCCGTCGGGGCTCCGGAGGCCAGGCGTGTCTTTCGTGAGAGGTCCCCAGCGAACGCTTTCGTACTCGCAGTTGAGGGTCAGATGGATGCCGAGGTCCAGCCCCGGCTCTCGCCTTGCGGTCTCCGCGATGGCCTCGAAGGCGGGGCAGGGAACCATGACGCTCCCGCACGTGGCAGCACCCCGCAGCGCCGCGAGAGCGCCCTCGTTGGCATCCGGGCAGAGCCCGATGTCGTCCACGTGCACGACGACGACCCGGTCGTCCGCGGAAAAACCGAGTTTTTCGGCCCAGTTCGTCATGTCCGACCCCCGCAGGCGACGGAGCCCGTCCCTCCGGACCGGCTGCGTCTTCGTGGATGCCACGCACGGTACACGTCCGTCCAGCCTTCCCGCAATCGGAGAATCACGCTCCGTCGTGACCGTGTTCATCGGAGGGCCACGCTCTGTCGTGGCCGTGTTCGTTCGTCGCACCACCGGTCATCGCGGGCACGAAGCTACCGACCTCAATCGTACGCGGCGGGCGCGTTCACCCCCGCCCCCGGACGCGACGGAGCGCGTCCCTCCGGCCCGTGCGGCGCGTAACCCGTGCGCCTCCGCGCGGCGCTTCGAATCCACAATCGGAGGGCCACGCTCTGTCGTGGCCGTGTTCGCCGCACCCCGGCGGGAACGTCGACCCTGGAGCGCGGTCGCGTTCTCCGCCCCCCCCGGACGCGACGGAGCGCGTCCCTCCGGCCCGCTCACCGCGGCCGCGGGAAGGGCAGGATCTGCGCGGCTTCCCTGGGCTCGCGGGCGACCTCCTGCACGATGCGGCCATCGCGGAGCTCGAGGATGCGCGAGCCGAGAAGCGCCACGGACGTGTCGTGCGTCGCCATCAGGACCGTCAGGTTTTTCTTGACGCTCAGCGTCGCGAGCACGTTCAGGATCTCGCGCGCTGTCCGCGAGTCGAGAGCGCCGGTGGGCTCGTCGGCCAGCAGCAGGTCGGGCTCGCCGACGAGCGCCCGCGCGATGGCGACGCGTTGCTGCTCGCCGCCGGAGAGCTGCGCCGGGAAGCGGTCGTGGAGCGATGGAGCGATCTCGACCTGCTCGAGCATTTCCGCGGCGCGCGCCCGGGCCTCGTGGAGGCGGAGTCCCCGAAGCTCGAGCGGTGCTGCCACGTTCTCGATGGCCGTAAAACCGGGCAGCAGGTTGAAGCTCTGGAAAACGAATCCGATGTGCTCGAGGCGCAGGTCGGACCTCCCGTCGTCGTCGAGTGCGAAGACCTCCTTTCCGGCGACGAAAACACGGCCCCGGGTGGGCAGCTCGATCCCGGCGATCAGGTTAAGGAGCGTCGTCTTCCCGCACCCGCGCCGACGCGGTGGAAGGCGATCAGGAAAGCAGCCGCGAGGGCGAGAAGACCCACCGCCCGCAGGATGAGATGCATGGAGCGCAGCGCCGCATGGAGGTTCGCCTTTCGTTGCTCCGGGGTCTCGACTACGAGCCCCGAGGGCAGGACCTTGCGAAGACGCTCGGCCACCTCTTCCGGGTCGGCCCCTCGATCCACGACGACGTCGATGCGGTCGATCATCCCGGGACGCCCGAACATCTCCTGCGCCTGCAGGATGTCCTGGACGATGAGATTGCCTCCGTAAGCGCGCGCGATGCCGGCCGCCTCCCAGATGCCACCGATTCGAAAAGCGTGCCGCCCCGTCGGCGTATCGAGCCGGATCTCCTGGTCGTGCTCGAGGCCGCGCCGTTCGGCGAAGGCGCGCGTCACGATGATCGCTTCGGCCGTGTTGAGGAATTCGAGCGCGTCCTCGAGAACCCTTCCCTCCCCGGCGCCGTAAACGCGAAGCGCCTTCTCGTCCAGGATGTCGAACGCGTGGAGCGTGAGAAGCTCGGGTGGCCCGTCCACCGTGACGGCCGTTCCCGTGAGCACCGCGACGGAGAACTCCACGCCCGGCACCCGGTCGACCAGGCTTTTCATTTCTTCCGGAAAAAGACCTTCTCCTTCCATTGTTACCTGCAGCGCCGCCCGCCCTGCTGCGGTGTCGATCGTCTCGGCAAAGGCCCGGAAGACGGCCTTCTCCACGAGTTCGATCGCCGCGACGAGTGCCACTCCGCACGCCAGAGCCCCGACGGTCAGGGCGAAGCTCCCCTTGGCCGATCGGAAAAAGCGCCAGGAGCGGGAGAAGGTGGCCCGCGAAATCACCGTCGCACCGCGTTACCTCTCCGGCGGGGTCTTGGGGTGCGGCGGCCGGAATCGTGTGCGTCCCGCCACCGTTGCATTTCCCCCGGACGCAGCGCGCGTAGTACGACTTTGTCCGAGCTGTCAAGGGTTGCCAGAATATCTGCCGGGAAGTCTTGACGGGCACGGGGGTATTGCCGTAAGCGCGTTACCGTTCGGGGGATCGGTCCGGGGGCTCACGAGGGGAGCGATGGATGCACTGCAGCTTTCGGATTCCTTCTCGAGGGGCGCGGACGTTGCCGCGTGCGTGGACGAACCTTTCGAGCCGCCGCCTGCCAGTGCGACACCTTCGGCGACTCCCACATCGCAGCGGGCGGCGACTCCGACCTCCACCCGCAGCGCTCGGTCACATCTTCCCGGGCACCCACCTGATCGGGAGCCGTCGTCTGCTGGCGGGGATACCGCTGGCGCTTGTGCGCGGCTTCGTGCACCAAACCGTCGGCGGTGAAGTCACGTTCTGGGACGCCCAGTACAAAAGGACCCTCGACTTTTTCCGAAGCAGAGCGATATGAGACGTGCCGGTTCGTGGATTCGGCTCCAGCTCGTTGCCGTACTGCTCCTGGTGAGCGGCCAGATGGCCTGCGCGAGCCGTACCTTCACGACGATTCCTGCGTACTGGGTAGAATACCAGCGGTGGTGGGAGCCGCTGGTTTTCTTTTTTTGGGATCTCTACTTTACGAGTCCGACGGACGGATGGGTCGTGGGGGACGATTACCTGTTGCAGATAGCGGGGGGCAACCCCAGCGTCACGTTCATCGAAGGTTGGCGTCGCGGGATCTCGTTCCATGTCGTGCGCGTTGTCGACAACGGGGACGTTTGGGCGGGAGGCAACAGGAAGGGGAGTGCGGCCATCTGGCGCTACTCGGGTGAGTGGCACCAGGTGGTCGAGTTGCCCGAGGGCTTCACTGGTGAGAAAAGCGTGGCGGAGTCTGGCGAGTCAGAAGGCTTTCCTCTCTCGGAACTCCACAGGAGGACGGCTTGGGTAGCCGACATGGAATTTAGCGGCCCCGAGAACGGATTCGCGCTGGTCCTCGAGGGACTTGTCTACAACCTGCGCAGTGTGCTGCTGGAGTACAGGAGAGGTGCTTGGCGCATCCTGCCATTGTCCCTGCTGGAGGAAGGGCGGGCCAGACTCCTGGATCTGTGCCTGAGTGGCGACAGCGGCTGGGCGGTGGGATTCATGCGTGTTGAACCGAGCGGTTCGAGACCACTGGCGCTGCGCTACGAGAACGGTCAGTGGCAGACGACACAACTTCCGGAAATCCCGGGGCCTTACGTCTCCCTGTCCTACGTTGTGTGCGACCCGAGAGGTGGTGCGTACCTGGCAGGGACGGTGCGACGCGATCCGCGCGTGGGGCCCCTCATGGAGAACGTGCTCTTGCGCTATACGGACAGGTGGGAGCGAGTCGAGGTGCCGGATCCCTCTCCGGACAGGAAAGCCGAGATCGCGGCGATTGCCCTGGCGGACGACGGCCTGTGGGTAGCGATGTCCGAGCTACGCGGGGGAGCCTTGTATGCGTATCACAACGGCTCCTGGTCCCGACTCCCATATCCGAGCGTGGAGGAGGGCCCGACGGGTGGCTTTACCGACTTCGACGGGCTTCAGGTTTTTCCAGGCGAGGCATGGGCGATCGCGAACGGTGGGGGCCGCGGCCTCTTGTTTCACTACGCCAACGGAAGGTGGACGAACAAGAACTGGGACTACAGTGACTGGCGCTATCTCTGGTCGATGTTCTTCGGGCACTGAGTCTTTAAGGGCTTACCGGGGGCTGCCCCTTTCTGCCAACAGGAATGAGACATCGGGTCCTCTTTTTCCACACGTTCTGAGGGTGCCTCCCCGGTGTCTTCGGATTCGACAAGCCACCGGAAGATGATTACGGTCTGGTCGTCCGGGTCCGGGGGGTGCAGACAGCAACCTACCGGGGGTATGTCTGCGCAGCGGGGACGCATCGGCGTAGAGGGTGACGTTCAAGGGTACGACGAGGCAAGCACATACCTGAGCAACGATCCTGGCACGGGGCAGATGATCTCGTGCCTGGGATCTGGCAGGCGTGGAAATCTACTGGTCAGAACAAATCTGGCTCACAACGACAGCTTCAATCCGGTCACGAACACGGTCAATTGGGATCCCACGAGGGGACTCGTCACGAGCAGCGGGGGGATCCAATCTCCGGCTCTTGGTCTGGGGCACGAACTTGCTCATGCTGCAGGCCCGAGGTGGTTGACGAGCATACTGTCGTTCATTCCGGCCGGCCGCTACACAAATCTCGAGGAATTCCGAATGATCCGCTTTTGGGAGGTGGGAGCAGCGACACGCCTCGGCGAGGCTGTCCAATACGATCACCTCGGGCAGGTCTACCGGACGCATGGTCCCACGCTGCGCTACTAGCGAGGGCCGAGTCATGCGAGCTCTGAGATTGGTCCTCGACGTTGCCGCTGGCGCCACCGTAGGCTTGGCGCTGGCTTCTGGAGAGCACATGCTGCCGGCGGAATCTTCCTTGCGTGATCTGAAACACGATCTTGTCAGCGACAAAATCAGGACCGTAAAGGTACTCTTTATCCCCTATGAAGTTGTTACCCGAGTCCGGCTTACGCCCGAACTCCTGGAGCGAACTGCTGAAATCAACCGCGTGCTGGAGATGGATGCGTCTATGCGCAGCAGTTTGCTGGAAGCGATTGACAGAGCGCGGGTCCGAGAATCCGTTTCTGCACCGGACATCCGTTGGGGCGCTGTCTTCTACGGATCCGACGGCACGGAGCTGCACTCCATCTACTTGAGCGGGAAGGTTTTTTTTAGAGCTGGTCGCCGCGGTATCATCGACGGAAATCCAGCGAAGCTGAACGATGCTTTGATTGACTGGTTCGAGGGCACGTTTGGAGATCTGGTCAGCCGGCCAAACGCACCTCGTTAGCAGGCTGAACTGGCTGAACTACAGCCCCCGGCCGCCGGATCGAGGCACATTCGCCCGCGTACCAGAAACTCCTCCTACGGGGGTTCGGGGGCGCAATCAGGGCGTTTTCCCTCTACGGGCTCCGCGGAGGGCAGGGGGTGTTCGAGAGGGCGGGGGAAGCGAGCCGTGGTGCGCAGGGGAGTGGCCAAGGGGGCCATGGCACCTCGGGAGGCCTCTCGCAGGTGAGCAGCTAGGAGCTTGCTGAAAAACTACCTTTTTGCCCCCGCGTAGTGTATAGGGGACACGACGCTGATTCCGCCCGAAGAGGAGGTGGAGGAAGATGAGGGGAGAGGATCGGTTCCAGGGGGCGATGTTCAGCTACGTGTCGCTCGAGGACCGTGTGCCGCGGGAGCATCCGCTGCGGACGATCTGGGCGATTTCG
The sequence above is a segment of the Candidatus Binatia bacterium genome. Coding sequences within it:
- a CDS encoding carbohydrate deacetylase, yielding MNTVTTERDSPIAGRLDGRVPCVASTKTQPVRRDGLRRLRGSDMTNWAEKLGFSADDRVVVVHVDDIGLCPDANEGALAALRGAATCGSVMVPCPAFEAIAETARREPGLDLGIHLTLNCEYESVRWGPLTKDTPGLRSPDGAMWRTVAETVEHADPPEVERELRAQIERALGAGIDVTHLDSHMGTVLHPKFVDVYVRLGRHYRLPLFLPRVDRKALAARGLEEAAEFYGRLVEDLEAEGFPVFDGFDADSLSFEPGTGLEHNLRRIDRLPRGLSYLITHCARGGEELRGFAPDWRQRDEECRIYSDGTMERAFEERGIRTAGMRALRDLLRSR